The genome window CATTACCAGTTTGACTCTTCAAGGACAATCATATCAAGATAAAAATCCTGATTAAGACATTGACATGTTTGTGAGGAAGACTTTGCAGACTCAACTTGGCTGAGagctactttgtcacatccaAGTTTAATACCTAGGTCAACAACTGGTGGCCATTCCACTTCTACTCACTCTCCTTTTCAGTATGTGTGGAGTTACCTCTCACAGTCCACATATATACtggataggttaattagtcattgtaaattgtcctttgatgaggttagggttaatcagggttgtggggtgGCATGACTGGAACGGCCTACTCTGTGCTTTATcactaaataaaaacaaatactcTGCTACATATGACCCTAGCTGATCTTCTACATCAAAACTACTTCTCCTGATTCCCTTAATATTCAGAAATCCACTGATTATTGATCTGATAAATAAAACAATGACTAAATGTCCACAGACCACTGGGTACAGAACTGCTAAATTCACTGTACACTgcatgaagaaatttcccctcagcaTAATCCTAAAAGGCCTACTTCTTATAATAAGACTGCTCAGCCAGGGAAAACAGCCTCCTTGGACCGAATCTGTCAACCTTTAAGAATTTTCTAAATTTCATGACTTTTGAATTCATAATATGGTAATTTGATTTCTGTAATGTGTAAATGACAGACTTACTGATTTCAGTTTATGTTCAGTTTTTACAAATTGCTTTAAAGAGCAAACAATGAAATAACATAATATGCTAGAATTGCACTGTATTAAAACAAGTTCATGTGTTTTTTTAATAAAGAAATTAAACTTCAATAATGGAAACTTACCTAATTTGTTCTCTTGCAATATATTCATCTTCATATTTTCGATCATCTCTCCGGTAGTCTGTGCCTCTACCATCTTCCAAATATTGAGGGTGCTCATCTTTTCTTGTACTTGAGTATCTGTCTGAAGCCCTGAAATCATTTCCAGATTCCTGTTGGTAAATTTTACTCCAGTCTGCATACTTAAGCGATTCTTGCTTAAGATCGCCATATAGTCCTCTTCGCTCATCTACTCGCTGGTTAGAATATTGATTATAATTTAGTGCTGGTTCTACATACTCTTCTTTGTTGTCTCTATGCAAGTCAGTATATCCACTTGAAGTATTTTCTCTGTACTGCATTCTGTTATCTGTAAACCTATCAGTAGCAACATTTTCTCCATAAAAGTCTTTATCATCTCTTCTCCAATCAAACTTATCCGAGGTTCTGAAATCTGCTTCATACTGCCCATGATCTCTCGGAGTTGAAAGCATCATCTCTTTTCTCATAGACAGCTCTCTTTGGTtccttattccttctatcaattCTTGTTCCATCCTTGATGGATTTCTTTCCCACTCTTGCTGCCAACCTTCgccataaaaataaacaaatagttaAAAGATTTTCCAATAAAATTGAAAATTTATTTACTACCTTTattatatttaaataaataaattgcattgTTATATAATCACAAAGTttactaaaaaaaaattactaagagcccatggtattacaggaataatactagcatggacagaagattatttgacttacagaaggcaaaaaacaggaattggggggggggggggggtgtcttttctggttgactgctgatGACcttagtgttccacaggggtgaatATTGGGTCCACTACTTTTTATGTTATACATCACTAATTTGGATGATGGGAACTGATAATATCATGACCAAATTTATGGACAATTCAAAGTGGAAGGGCtgctagtgttgaggaaacaaggagTGCGAGGATTTGGATAGATTAGTATaatggccaaagaagtggcagatgaaacagtttagggaagtgtatgatcatgcaatttggtagaaaaAAACAGAAAGGCATAAAGCATTTTATAAAACATGGACTGAATTAAGAAATCAGAGGTGACTTGGCTgttctagtgcaggattccctaaaggttaacttgcacgtTAAGTTGTTActaaggaaagcaaatgtaagttagcattcatttccagaggattggaacaTAAAAACAATGTTGTAATGCTACTGgtttagaccacatttggagcattgtaagcagttttgtgccctgtatctaagaatggatgtgctggcattggagagggtacagacacAAGAATAATACTCAGAATGAGAGAGTTGACATattaggagcatttgatggctctgggcttgtacatgctggagtttagaagaatgaggatctcattgaaacctactgaatactaAAAAGCCTAAACAGAGGGAGCATGGGAGAGTTtgagactagagggcacagactcagaatagggagctgagaaggaatttctttagccagagggtggtgaatctgtagaattcatggctacagacagctgcggaggctaagtcattgggtatatttaaactgaaggttggtaggttcttgattagcaaaggTTTTAAAAGTTacaggaaaaaggcaggagaatgggactgagagggaaatacaagtcatccatgattgaatgacagaacaCGTGATGGACTGAATGAcataactctgctcctatcttttGGGGGCATTGTGGAGGCCATCAAAGCTTGCAAAGTGACCTGGACtatttggaaaaatgggctgaaaaatagcagatggaattgaatTCATACAAATGAGAAGTGTTGCATTTTTAAGAGGACAAACCAGGATGAATGGtagggttgatggtggaggaagggaagcccctttctttaaaaaaggaagacatctccttcgtcctggaatgaaaagtctcatcctgagagcagatgtgtggagacggaggaattgcaagaagggTATGGcacttttgcaagagacaggttgtgaaaaggaatagtccaggtagctgtgagagcccgtaggcttatagtagatatcagtagataagccgtctccagagatggagacagaaagatcaataaaggggagggaggtgtcagaaatggaccaggtaaatttgagggcagggtgaaagttggaggcaaagttaatgaagtcaacgagttcagtatgcatgcaggaggcagcgccaatgtagcaaaggaaaagtgggggggggCGGATACCCatatagccttggaacatggactgttccacaatgccaacaaaaaagcaggcatagctgggacccatacgggtgcctatggctacacctttggtttggaggaagtgggaagagccaaagtagaaattattgagagtaagaactaattctgctagacggaggagagtggtggtagaggggaattggttaggtctggaatccaaaaagaagtggagagctttgagaccttcctggtgggggatggaggtatatagggactggacatccatggtgaaaataaggcggtgggggccagggaacttaaaatcattgaaaaaaattcaaagcgtaagaagtgtcacgaacataggtgggaagggattgaacaagaggAGGATAAAACAGGTATACAGAAATGAATTTGgtagggcaggagcaagctgagacaatgggtctacctggacaggcaggtttgtggatcttgggaagGAGATAGAAACGGGAAgtacagggtgtgggaactatgaggttggtggcagtggatgggagatcctcaGAGCTGATAagattggtgatggtgtgggagacagtggcctggtgctccttagtggggtcttGATCGAGgtgtaaataagaggaggtatcagcaaGTTGTCACCGTGCCTCGACAAGGTAGAGATCAGTATGCCAGACTACAACAgcaccccccttatcagcagtGGAGAGCAGAGCGAGTAAGGTTAGAATTGGTGCAGAGGGAAGTAAGGTTGCGATTGGTGCAGAGtatataagagttgggatgtcatgtctAAGAGGTTAGTGATCCAAACttaagagtactgtgtgcagttatgATCACCTACCCGCAGGAAAGACATCAATATGTTTcaaagagtgcagaagaaatcCACGTGGATATTTTTGGGACTTGAGAAGGAGAGAAAATCTTATAGGGCAGGGGTTcgtaaccttttttatgccatggaccaatacccttAAGCAATGGGTCTGTGGACcccgggttgggaacccctgttaaaGAGGTATgtaaattatgagggggttaaATAGGGATGCTAAATAAGCATGCTAGCTTTTCCCCCTCAGCTTGGGTGAGATGAGAATTACAGGTTATACAGTATTGTGCAGTAGTTTTAGGCACAGAAATAATAGCTAAGGTGCCTACAActtttgtattgtactgtagtaattttatgtagtgTACACTGctgcaaagaaaaacaaattgcatgacatatGTGAGCGGTAATAACTCTGATTTTGAGATGGGTCTCTATTAtggaatgggaagggggcagggagaggagaattgTGATTGAGGTTTGAATttgatttgactttatttcttacatccttcacatacatgaggagtaaaaatcttcatgttacgTCTCAAACTAAAtgtacaatcatagtaatttgtaataatttaTAATGAATTAAACAGTCAATAAAAtatactcaaatcagtgtgagttaatcagtctgatggcctggtggaagaagctgtcccagagcctgttggttctggcttttatgctgcagtaccacttcCTAAATGGTAGCAGCTgtaatagattgtggttggggtgactctggtccccaatgatcttatACACCTTTTTATACAcctatccttgtaaatgttctgaatcatgggaagttcacaactacagatgcgctgggctgttcgcaccactctctgcagagtcctgccatTAAAGGAAGTACAGATCCCATACTGGGCAGTGAtgaagccagtcaggatgctctcaattgtgcccctgtagaaagttcttaggatctggggacccataccaaacttcttcaaatgTCTTCAAACTTCTTCAAATGAGGTGGGAGAGGCActttttccaccacacagctggtgtgtacagaccacatgaggtgcttggtgatgtggataccaaggaacttaaatctcaaccccagatccattgatgtcaataggggttagcacgtctccattcctcctgtaatccacaaccagttcctttgtttttgcaacattgagggagaggttgttttcttgacaacactgtgtcagacagatgacttcttccctgtaggccaccttgttattggttgagataaggccaatcaatgtagcgttgttggcaaatttaattagcagattagagctgtgggtagcAACATAGTCATGGGGAAACAGGGAGTAAAGGTGggaatagggagagggagaggtagcCAGAAACACCAGAAAGTCATTTTGTGatgatcaataaaacaattgtttggaatcaagtgactttGCTTGCCATCTCAGAGTTGAGTGCGTCTGCACCTGCGCCACCACCccccccagcactccttctctaccactTGTCTCACATTAGCACATTACCCTCaccactcccaacatcctttgcccttgccagatttacaaactctctgtctgctccatgttgacaaacacacacacacctcaaagacttttgcacatgtAGGATGCGTTAAAGGCGAAATACTTACAGGAAATCTGAGGGGGatctacttcactcagagggtggtgccagCGTGAATGGTAGATGTGGGTTTAATTACAACTTTTAAAAGTTCGGATAGGTACAGTACATGGATCAGAGAGGTATGGAGTGCTATGGTGTAGACGCAAGTAAATGGGActacatggactagatgggcaaaaGGATCTGTTTCTCAGCTTTAGTCCTCTAAATCCATAATCAAACCTATGTACTTAAATGGATTCTGATTAATCAAGATTTCACAAAATGTAGCAACTCAAAGTTCTACAGTCCTAATTTTGTGAGTTATTGTCAATTAGATTTAAGTAAATATAAAAAACAATATGATAATGCAAACTTACTGTTGCTTGGAAGTTGAACTCTTCTAACCACACGAAGAATGTTGGGCGGATCTTGTCCTCTGACAACCTATAATTGCCAAATAACCATAAGAAGTTTTTCAAATGCGGAAGGCAATACTAATATGCAGTTAACTTGCAGGAGATTCCTGTGTTTCTTTGCATGCCTTTTATAGATCATGCaataacaaaaaacaaaaaaaaatcagctaacacgaggaaatctgcagatgctggaaattcagacaacacacacaaaatgctggtggaacacagcaggccaggcagcatctctaaggagaagcactgtcgacgtttcaggccgagacctgatgaagggtctcggcctgaaacgtcgacagtgcttctccttagagatgctgcctggcttgctgtgttccaccagcattttgtgtgtgttgtttaaaaaaaTCAGCTGACAGGATTCGTTTGCAAAAATATCACACccacttcccattcttcttttgcACCTCACAACATTCCAGTGAGCACACAATGTGAATATGAAACTGTGGCATAACAGAaaatattcaacaggtcaggccaaGAGTCAATTATTTCAGGTCCATGAACTTCTGTTAGGTGCTGTCATCATGAATCTGAGTGGTTTCAGTGCAAGAGAGAGGGTGGCAAGGGTTCAGCAATAGCGGAGCAtggtgaatgaatgaatgaggaAATAAGGAATGGGACTGGTGGATGAAGTTTACTTTTGTTCTCCCTGAATTATAGTGTTTGCTTTAAACATATAGCTATGAGTTTAAAAAAAGCTAATCAGAACAAGCAAAATTATAGACAACATTTTAAATCCTTTATTTTGGTTAAGTATGCCAAGTTAATCAATAGAGGCCAATAATACAAAGATATGTAAAAGTATGGCTGAGAAGAGGATATAGAGAAGTTTCAAAGGGTTAGACATATCAGGTGAAAGAAATAGAGCAATACGAGGTCATCAACTTTAGTAGAAATCATGaaagagttgtttgttatgtctcccttctcactgtgaaacggaggCACCCCTTTCTCCCttgtgtgagtgtgggggggggggggagagagagagggactggatTAGAAGAGAACATCACAGCGTAGTACAAGCACTTCAtcccactatgttgtgctgaccttttaccaTACTCTTTAGACCAATGAAACTGTGCCCTGCTACATAACCCTCTGGTTTTCTATCATCAAACCTCCTTGTCATAACTGCCAACTTAGCAACTCGATTTTGTCAATCTTCTTTGCTTTTCCACAAGAGCAATCTaccctttcttaggtaagggaaTCAAagctgtgcacaatactccaggcatAGGCTCAATGAAGCCTTACATAATTGCAGCAGGATCTAACATAATGGTGAAAAAGACAAACAAAATATGCCAGTAAAGATTCAAAAAAGAGGGGAGGGAAACAATTTAAATCATTTTACCTGATTTTGCATTTCTGGACATTGAGTTTTGAACTCAATAGTCTTATACACATCAGTTATATTATACGCATAATAGGTCCTTGAAACATTAACcctctttctctttccatagctgctgtctgGTCTGCAGTGTATTCTAACATTTTCTATTTCATTTAAGCATTCCAGTATCCATAGTATTTTACTTTTGGATTAAAGTATGTTGTTCTGTGCTACAATTTCTTGTAAGTAGTGTGGCTCAGCCACTCATTAGTACGAACTAAAATATTCTTGTTTCCATGTAAGAATAGCACAAAAAGCATAAGTACCAGAAGAGAGCAAGGTAAACTTTCATTTGTTTCTCTTGATTGTACAACAGTTTTTACATTTGGCATTTAGGAAGAATAACAGATGAATAATAATATAAGATAGGTAATTCCTCAAAGTAGATGAAAAAAATAGGCAGCTACAGGGAAATTAGAGCAAATATTATATTAGACATTGGAGAAATTAGCTTACGTTATATCTAACATAGATCCACAAGCCACTGAAAGCTAATTTTGCATACATTtccataaaaaaataaaagaaacttGAAAAAATCATGCCCATTCTCTGCAGTTTGAAGTATCTTCTTGATTGCAATACAAGATTACAAGCATCACAACCAACCTCACAGCAGACCTCCTGGCTTCAAATGTGGTGATCTGAAATTGAAGGCACTAACCCAggagtgggcaaactttttgacttgtgggccacaaagcgttctaaaatttgacaggggggccggaccaggagcagatggacggagtgttttggtaatacacctcataagagaaaataaaatatcacgggatatgtagaaaacatgtgctttaatttcaattgaaaatgaacaaatgcattacaacaaaatatctgtctttgaagtcccatggtatttagctatttattgaaatgacttttaaaacactgaaaattaaatgaataaaatacagctttttttaatagtaacagttattattttaaagcactgaaaattctgttatccttcaagatattatcatcatcaccctcctcctgactgtctttatttcaaaaacggtaggagatgcaggtctacctgtcctgctccttcttattcaattgtcccctgtgccaaaactcaacaacgaccagcacaaggacagaacagtgacagtgtgacagtatgcggagcgcgttatttgatctggagcgcattttttattttgagaacgtacgtgcacctgcgcactactcatgtccatcacttaacagaaatgacatgtaacatgtaaggcttattgaaaaaaatattttcaaatgcatttttcacataacacaatgaagaaatttatttttaatttcagtgggaatagtgttgttggtctccctttttagccagcgcatcaaagtctggatttagttttgttgtggcgattctcaggatggatctgaggtgttggtcagttaacttggatctgtggctggctttgttgatgttcatgacgctgaacgcctgttcacacaaataggtcgagccgaacaaagagtaaagcgcaaatgtggagtaatacgctgcacctcaacaaaggtcaatgtatatagagtgcgtcatctattgggaaaacgccagaattgcggggaaaaaacgttaacaaggtttattaatataatttcatcaagttctgcgggccggattaaaaagcttaacgggccgcatacggcccccgggccgtagtttgcccatgcctacACTAACCACATTTACTTCTAAAGAGAATAATCTTTAATTTCTAATTCACGCAACACAAGCAGTATTGAAGTGTACAAATTCACAACTTTATTGCAATTTAATGACTTTAGTGCATGAGGAAAAAGAATTAGTATCATCTTTAAATGGGTATACAAGAAACTAATATTATGACTAAATTATAGACTGAACTAATTCAAATGATTTTGAACTAAAATGATCCAAAAATAGAAGCCAATAGCTATTAGAAACAAACAGTTCTTTTAAAAATAATGCAGTCAATTTAAATGAAAGTAGGTCAAATTCAACATATTCCAAAAGCAACATTTAGAATATTTAAGGGAACACTAGAAGTCCATTCACAACTATTAGGTTTATGTATTCTtaattcacttttcacccttcatCAAGGACAACTTCATCTTTTGCATGCACGATTTCATCTTAACAATTAAATCTTCAGTAGTTTAAATACACTTAACTATATATCACCTGTAAAAATAATCATTTTCATTGAACCATTTTATGGTAACTTACTTGTATGCACCTCCTTCCTTCCAATTTCTCAATAATAGCAGCTCTTTCTTTAACAATATTGGACAACTCCTCTTCTTTTAGTTTAGTTCTatcccatttcatcatgtctggaTATTCTTTTGTCTTAGGTTTAAAAAGAATGTATAAAATTTATTACACCAATAATAACTATTTAGTCTTCTTTTGATGTGCTGTAATGATGCTAAACATACTTTACAAAACAAATTGGAACATTTTGTTATCATGGACATTACTAACATAAAACATTTGCTGCATAGATGGATAAAAGAAATAATGGACCAAATCCATACACCATGGCCGTCAACTGCCATTAAGTCTTGGAGACAATAAGGAGATGGGTGATGGAATTCCAAGGCCTTCCTCTTAGAATAACC of Hypanus sabinus isolate sHypSab1 chromosome 6, sHypSab1.hap1, whole genome shotgun sequence contains these proteins:
- the LOC132395630 gene encoding uncharacterized protein LOC132395630 isoform X1, whose product is MNTNARTLDEYIISWNVEEPLIGLNYVIEYQRDGGREPMYECTLCDFTEYLHVFVLHLGGFKHRMNYMTKEYPDMMKWDRTKLKEEELSNIVKERAAIIEKLEGRRCIQVVRGQDPPNILRVVRRVQLPSNSWQQEWERNPSRMEQELIEGIRNQRELSMRKEMMLSTPRDHGQYEADFRTSDKFDWRRDDKDFYGENVATDRFTDNRMQYRENTSSGYTDLHRDNKEEYVEPALNYNQYSNQRVDERRGLYGDLKQESLKYADWSKIYQQESGNDFRASDRYSSTRKDEHPQYLEDGRGTDYRRDDRKYEDEYIAREQIRKPDYWMEQKDDFSQPPNFSDVGDIDLKRKKLYDYLQNFKIRTEDDASFVLKVTNTFKAALISYYQRKETDPSSRATLDQRTTRSIGTPDGYSRYNPDVSASAVRDSESYRGVYDWKQDTLATNMRQSNDSSLYLSSATPYRNSALHSSLSRGYSPDYKSNTQDINWGRNADNTYYGR
- the LOC132395630 gene encoding uncharacterized protein LOC132395630 isoform X2, which gives rise to MTKEYPDMMKWDRTKLKEEELSNIVKERAAIIEKLEGRRCIQVVRGQDPPNILRVVRRVQLPSNSWQQEWERNPSRMEQELIEGIRNQRELSMRKEMMLSTPRDHGQYEADFRTSDKFDWRRDDKDFYGENVATDRFTDNRMQYRENTSSGYTDLHRDNKEEYVEPALNYNQYSNQRVDERRGLYGDLKQESLKYADWSKIYQQESGNDFRASDRYSSTRKDEHPQYLEDGRGTDYRRDDRKYEDEYIAREQIRKPDYWMEQKDDFSQPPNFSDVGDIDLKRKKLYDYLQNFKIRTEDDASFVLKVTNTFKAALISYYQRKETDPSSRATLDQRTTRSIGTPDGYSRYNPDVSASAVRDSESYRGVYDWKQDTLATNMRQSNDSSLYLSSATPYRNSALHSSLSRGYSPDYKSNTQDINWGRNADNTYYGR
- the LOC132395630 gene encoding uncharacterized protein LOC132395630 isoform X3, translating into MMKWDRTKLKEEELSNIVKERAAIIEKLEGRRCIQVVRGQDPPNILRVVRRVQLPSNSWQQEWERNPSRMEQELIEGIRNQRELSMRKEMMLSTPRDHGQYEADFRTSDKFDWRRDDKDFYGENVATDRFTDNRMQYRENTSSGYTDLHRDNKEEYVEPALNYNQYSNQRVDERRGLYGDLKQESLKYADWSKIYQQESGNDFRASDRYSSTRKDEHPQYLEDGRGTDYRRDDRKYEDEYIAREQIRKPDYWMEQKDDFSQPPNFSDVGDIDLKRKKLYDYLQNFKIRTEDDASFVLKVTNTFKAALISYYQRKETDPSSRATLDQRTTRSIGTPDGYSRYNPDVSASAVRDSESYRGVYDWKQDTLATNMRQSNDSSLYLSSATPYRNSALHSSLSRGYSPDYKSNTQDINWGRNADNTYYGR